From Calothrix sp. PCC 6303, a single genomic window includes:
- a CDS encoding anti-sigma factor codes for MNKSFDSEYIKNLAAGFVVDDLSPEEAEEFRLLLDEHPELIAEVEDLQEVLRQVVDGFVEVEPPANLLSKILSEAEVITTQQSNINDIPIQQTDNLITPKASRRWTKIAGSIAALFVVILGIDNYRLRQNLGVVTADNQKLRQDFTQAQVVKNMLQNSQTRLYTFEAASSNNNSKNNITDNTSGSIVINSQKQKAVMIFQNLPAPPPGQVYVLWTVIADKKLPCGQVKPYSWGTASYELPFTNQMYQEFTHPQFSGLVVTLETDARVPRPTGKVVMQSSHI; via the coding sequence ATGAATAAATCTTTTGATTCTGAATATATAAAAAATCTAGCTGCGGGATTTGTTGTGGATGACCTTTCCCCAGAAGAAGCTGAAGAATTTCGGTTATTACTTGATGAACATCCCGAATTAATTGCCGAAGTTGAGGATTTGCAGGAAGTTTTACGACAGGTTGTAGATGGTTTTGTCGAGGTAGAACCACCTGCTAATTTGTTAAGTAAAATTCTCTCGGAAGCCGAAGTAATCACAACTCAACAATCTAATATAAATGATATTCCAATTCAGCAAACTGATAACTTAATAACACCGAAAGCATCTCGACGATGGACAAAAATTGCTGGTAGTATTGCTGCTTTATTTGTTGTCATTTTAGGGATAGATAACTATCGCTTGCGGCAAAATTTAGGTGTTGTCACCGCAGATAATCAAAAATTACGCCAGGATTTTACCCAAGCTCAAGTGGTCAAAAATATGCTGCAAAATTCCCAAACGCGATTATATACTTTTGAAGCAGCTAGCTCTAATAATAATTCTAAAAATAACATTACAGATAACACTTCGGGAAGTATAGTTATTAATTCCCAAAAACAAAAAGCGGTGATGATTTTCCAAAATCTTCCTGCTCCACCCCCCGGGCAAGTTTATGTATTATGGACAGTTATTGCTGACAAAAAATTACCTTGCGGTCAAGTCAAACCCTATTCCTGGGGAACAGCTTCCTATGAATTACCATTTACAAATCAAATGTACCAAGAATTTACACACCCACAGTTTTCTGGGTTAGTTGTGACATTAGAAACAGATGCAAGGGTTCCTCGTCCAACGGGAAAAGTGGTGATGCAAAGTTCACATATTTAA
- the nrtS gene encoding nitrate/nitrite transporter NrtS, whose amino-acid sequence MKTLKEFCLCLFDRNMVPTALKVSVVVGSILFIINHGSAFAKGEMSRERWISAAVTYLIPYIVNIHGQYVSHSRKY is encoded by the coding sequence ATGAAAACTCTTAAGGAATTTTGCTTATGTCTTTTCGACCGAAATATGGTGCCAACAGCATTAAAAGTCTCTGTTGTGGTTGGTTCTATCCTATTTATTATCAATCACGGTTCAGCTTTTGCTAAAGGAGAAATGTCTCGTGAACGCTGGATTTCTGCTGCTGTAACTTACCTAATTCCCTATATAGTCAATATCCACGGACAATACGTAAGTCATTCTCGAAAATATTAA